A genomic stretch from Psilocybe cubensis strain MGC-MH-2018 chromosome 1, whole genome shotgun sequence includes:
- a CDS encoding Branched-chain-amino-acid aminotransferase, mitochondrial: MSLAFSRAVRTSNASQFNSAGLRTLLWRNAPISLRALSSLAGGLADIDPSKLQFTRTGKPKTLPESSTLKFGHTFTDHMLTIPWTQEAGWGAPHIQPYGPLAMEPSSTVLHYAQTIFEGMKAYTDPEGNIRMFRPDMNMKRMNTSAHRIALPTFNGDALLELIKQLIRIDKHWIPSEPGHSLYVRPTLIGTQKAIGVSPPNEALLFVILSPVGLYYPTGFKPIALYGTTEYVRAAPGGTGAFKLGVNYAPGILPQRHAAAQGYSQNLWLHGPEHYLTEVGTMNMFVVFHKEGGGYELVTPPLDGMILPGITRDSVLTLAREHASGVKPVAGLPTDITVSERPVTMSEVKEASESGRLAELFGAGTAAIISPVDRIGYLGEDVHIPVGKDGMGPLSRHIWTELVGRQTGKIPSDWSIVI, from the exons ATGTCATTGGCTTTCTCGCGTGCTGTGCGCACTTCCAATGCCTCCCAATTTAACTCGGCAGGTCTGAGGACACTACTATGGAGGAATGCGCCTATCTCTCTTAGAGCTCTAAGCTCACTAGCTGGAGGCTTGGCCGATATTGAT CCTTCCAAACTTCAATTTACACGGACAGGCAAACCTAAAACTTTGCCAGAGTCTTCAACATTGAAGTTTGGCCATACCTTC ACTGACCATATGTTAACCATTCCATGGACACAAGAAGCAGGATGGGGAGCACCTCATATCCAACCAT ACGGCCCGCTCGCAATGGAACCCAGCTCTACAGTGCTGCACTACGCGCAAACCATCTTCGAGGGAATGAAAGCCTACACAGATCCCGAAGGCAATATCAGAATGTTCAGACCCGACATGAACATGAAGCGTATGAATACTAGTGCACACCGTATTGCCCTACCC ACATTCAACGGTGATGCTCTTCTGGAACTCATCAAGCAGCTTATCCGCATCGACAAGCACTGGATCCCATCTGAGCCAGGCCACAGTCTTTACGTACGGCCTACCCTCA TTGGCACACAAAAAGCTATCGGTGTCAGCCCTCCCAATGAAGCTCTTCTCTTCGTCATCCTGAGCCCCGTAGGCTTGTATTATCCCACTGGCTTCAAACCTATCGCACTCTACGGTACCACGGAGTACGTCCGGGCCGCCCCTGGAG GAACCGGTGCATTCAAGCTTGGTGTTAACTACGCCCCAGGAATCCTACCCCAGAGACACGCCGCCGCCCAAGGATACTCCCAGAACCTGTGGCTTCATGGGCCCGAACACTACCTCACTGAAGTTGGCACCATGAACATGTTCGTCGTGTTCCACAAAGAGGGAGGAG GGTATGAACTTGTCACTCCACCCCTCGACGGCATGATTCTCCCAGGTATCACTCGCGACTCCGTCCTCACCCTCGCGCGCGAGCACGCATCCGGCGTCAAACCCGTCGCAGGCCTCCCCACGGACATCACAGTCTCAGAGCGACCCGTAACAATGTCCGAAGTCAAGGAAGCATCCGAATCTGGACGGCTCGCTGAGCTCTTTGGTGCTG GTACTGCCGCTATCATCAGCCCCGTCGACCGCATCGGCTACCTAGGCGAAGACGTCCACATCCCAGTTGGCAAAGATGGCATGGGCCCACTTTCGCGCCACATCTGGACCGAGCTCGTCGGTCGCCAAACCGGCAAGATCCCAAGCGACTGGAGCATCGTTATCTAA
- a CDS encoding RNA-binding protein 27, giving the protein MVLVDTESASHLKPWLVRTLEPICDAEPGALADYILALLQHNVPENEMREELAVQLDEFLEKECSSFVDTLFTVIRTKSYMPYSAIPSPKPQDSGIPIPLDALLPSPSDRIRKRSTTDDERDGRPPAKGPRLNTDGQFSRYGNGGDGRMGAQSSGAWGRPPVDRFGNGGMGMGMGGYPGQMVAMGMNGMNGMNGMGLMNGRRPQGYQPPDQKRGVCRDYHNNGYCARGATCKYSHGDDAVVPGQLFPGAGMPFMPMFPGGPTGMPFMQNAAYDPHEARMDMRPMGGRPPHQRAPLLPRIQQEDGSRVVHPINASGELPVIQDLTPIVPQDAPSLEPLPHGDVDMHQVNNQGPSVNPPHLGGGYNPMMNNMNGGYLPNMDVDNNAHMPGMRPPTLGRGQGQYRGGRGGPGGRGRGTFGGEVHNFRPEKRNDKTLVVEKIPEDKLSLEGVNDWFKRFGTVTNVAIDPTNAKALVSFSNHDEAHAAWKSEDAVFGNRFVKVFWHRPMEGHGQIGQRMLAASAPLVANMTSKSASPAPQQQPPSAGPVSTSTTPAAAAAGASATPRKSATPATSSAATLAIEEKRQQLEQTIAEQNALIASYSTAPADEKKGIMARLRKIDEEMKALKESISSSLPPAASTSASSSSTAAASAKKSVNTTADRERLERERLDKELDMPNGTGTSEGGGETTEDLKAKLEKLKAEAASLGLDSALPSSSYRGGYRGRGRGAPRSYFRGATMRGGPPRASMKLDNRPKKLLVKNVPEDSAQALRDWYETTGQLESVEPVDGAGGSTYIVSFKSRSAAEAGLSKGANIPIVGSVQISWYTGKEGASTVTPTQTTKALPSESSSSAPAASHSSEYGHEAPPRSPESHAAHHLHEEEIIASGWGGGDDEDGMGLL; this is encoded by the exons ATGGTGCTCGTCGATACAGAATCTGCCTCACATCTCAAACCATGGCTTGTCAGAACTCTTGAACCCAT ATGCGATGCAGAGCCAGGCGCTTTGGCAGACTATATTCTTGCCCTACTGCAACACAATGTCCCCGAAAACGAGATGCGAGAAGAACTGGCTGTTCAGCTCGATGAATTTCTCGAAAAAG AGTGCAGCTCATTTGTTGATACGCTGTTCACCGTCATCCGCACGAAATCGTACATGCCCTACAGCGCCATTCCGTCCCCCAAACCACAAGATAGTGGAATCCCAATCCCATTAGACGCCCTGCTGCCATCGCCGTCAGACAGAATACGGAAGCGGAGTACGACCGATGATGAGCGTGATGGACGTCCGCCTGCAAAGGGCCCACGGCTGAATACCGACGGTCAGTTTTCGCGGTATGGCAATGGAGGGGACGGCCGTATGGGTGCTCAGTCTTCCGGAGCGTGGGGCCGCCCGCCAGTCGATAGGTTCGGCAACGGGGGAATGGGCATGGGTATGGGTGGATATCCTGGGCAGATGGTTGCAATGGGTATGAACGGGATGAATGGCATGAACGGTATGGGGCTCATGAACGGCAGGAGACCACAGGGATACCAACCGCCAGACCAAAAACGAGGTGTCTGTCGGGATTATCACA ATAACGGATACTGCGCGCGCGGTGCGACGTGCAAGTACAGCCATGGAGATGACGCTGTCGTCCCAGGGCAACTATTCCCTGGTGCTGGCATGCCTTTCATGCCCATGTTCCCCGGTGGCCCTACTGGGATGCCTTTCATGCAAAATGCTGCTTACGACCCACATGAAGCCAGAATGGATATGAGACCAATGGGCGGCCGTCCACCCCACCAGCGGGCGCCTTTATTGCCCAGAATACAGCAGGAAGATGGAAGCAGAGTGGTCCACCCCATTAATGCGTCCGGAGAGCTTCCTGTGATCCAAGATTTAACTCCAATCGTCCCTCAAGACGCCCCGTCGCTTGAACCATTACCACACGGAGACGTCGACATGCACCAGGTCAATAACCAAGGTCCATCGGTGAACCCCCCTCACCTCGGAGGCGGCTACAATCCCATGATGAACAACATGAACGGGGGATATCTACCAAACATGGACGTCGATAACAATGCGCATATGCCCGGGATGCGCCCACCGACGCTAGGTCGTGGTCAAGGGCAGTATCGTGGTGGGAGAGGTGGTcctggaggaagaggacgaggtaCATTTGGCGGTGAAGTGCACAACTTCCGCCCAGAAAAACGTAACGACAAAACATTGGTCGTAGAAAAGATCCCTGAAGACAAGCTGTCATTGGAAGGCGTGAATGACTGGTTTAAGCGCTTCGGGACTGTAACGAACGTCGCGATTGACCCTACGAATGCAAAGGCTCTGGTGAGCTTCTCAAACCATGATGAGGCGCATGCTGCGTGGAAGTCAGAGGACGCTGTATTTGGGAATAGATTCGTGAAGGTGTTTTGGCATCGTCCGATGGAGGGACATGGTCAGATCGGGCAGCGCATGTTGGCTGCATCTGCGCCACTTGTAGCTAATATGACTTCGAAATCGGCCTCCCCTGCTCCTCAGCAGCAACCTCCATCTGCGGGACCTGTTTCGACTTCGACAACacctgccgccgccgctgcagGAGCGAGCGCGACGCCACGTAAATCTGCAACGCCGGCTACCTCTTCAGCAGCAACCTTAGCGATCGAGGAGAAGCGGCAGCAGCTCGAGCAGACGATTGCTGAACAAAATGCGCTGATTGCATCGTATTCCACTGCCCCGGCAGATGAGAAAAAGGGAATCATGGCGCGATTAAGGAAGATAGATGAGGAGATGAAGGcgttgaaggagtcgatttcaTCCTCTTTACCACCCGCGGCGTCCACATCCGCCAGTTCGAGTAGCACAGCAGCTGCATCTGCGAAGAAGTCCGTGAATACTACGGCAGACCGCGAGAGATTGGAACGCGAGCGGTTGGATAAAGAGTTGGATATGCCCAATGGTACGGGCACCAGTGAAGGTGGCGGAGAGACTACGGAGGATCTGAAGGCAAAATTGGAAAAACTAAAGGCAGAG GCTGCCAGTCTAGGATTGGACTCTGCGCTGCCGTCATCATCTTACAGAGGAGGATATCGAGGGCGGGGAAGAGGTGCTCCTCGGAGTTACTTCCGTGGGGCTACTATGCGTGGTGGCCCTCCTCGCGCAAGCATGAAGTTGGATAACCGTCCAAAAAAATTGCTCGTGAAAAATGTGCCTGAAGATTCCGCTCAAGCGTTGAGGGATTGGTATGAG ACCACAGGTCAATTGGAGTCTGTTGAACCTGTAGATGGTGCTGGCGGAAGCACATATATTGTGTCATTCAAGTCTAGATCTGCGGCGGAAGCG GGTCTGTCAAAAGGTGCCAATATCCCAATTGTTGGTTCTGTACAGATATCGTGGTATACTGGAAAAGAGGGAGCTAGCACTGTGACACCAACACAAACAACGAAGGCCCTTCCTAGCGAGTCGAGTAGTAGTGCACCTGCTGCAAGTCATAGTTCTGAATATGGACATGAAGCACCACCACGATCGCCAGAAAGCCATGCTGCGCATCATCTACACGAGGAAGAGATTATTGCTAGCGGGTGGGGAGGAggtgacgatgaagatggcaTGGGTCTGCTGTAG